A region of the Roseobacter denitrificans OCh 114 genome:
CCATTCTTCATCACCGGGTTTTTGCGCTCAGGCACGACGCTGCTGGAAAAGTACCTGCATAACCATCCACAAATGGTGGTGGCATCGCAGCCATTCCCCTTCTTGTTCAAGGCGTTGAAAGAAACTTTTTTCCGCAGTCTTGGAATGGATGTACCCCGTTACCCGCTTGGACATCTTTGCGGGGATGCAGGTTATGGCAGGCAGGCGTTTCTCGATTTCGCCTCAACGCATCATTTCACGGACGCCGAGGTAAAAGCCATTTTCGAACAGATGCGCGGATACAGCGGGCAACTCACGCCCGGCGTCTTCGACCTGCCGTTGAAAGGGGGCACGTTGCAGCAGGTTTTTGTGCAATGCGCGACACAGTTTCCTGCCCTGTTCGATGCCCCCGCCGCGGAACATGTGGGCGTCAAGGAAGTCTTCTGCGAAGAGTTCATTCCGCTTTTCCTCCAGCATCGCATGCCTGTCCTTCTGATCTTGCGGGATCCGCGTGCGGTTGTCGCCTCGATCCATTGTGGACGGGGCGGGGAATATGCCAACGCGGGTTTGAGCGTGCTGCATATTCTGCGCTGCTGGAGGAAATCCGTAGCCTATGCGATGCGCTTTTCCGGTGAACAGGGGTTCCATTGGATGACCTATGAAAGGCTGGCACAAGACCCGGCCGCCTGCCTGCAACCCATAGCGCGGGCTTTCGGCGCTGATCCTTTTCCCGATGCGGTTCTGTCCGGTGCGTTGCTGTCGCAAGACGCAAGCCCATGGCGTGGAAATTCATCTTTCGGTGCGCCGGATGCGCGCAAC
Encoded here:
- a CDS encoding sulfotransferase; the encoded protein is MTPFFITGFLRSGTTLLEKYLHNHPQMVVASQPFPFLFKALKETFFRSLGMDVPRYPLGHLCGDAGYGRQAFLDFASTHHFTDAEVKAIFEQMRGYSGQLTPGVFDLPLKGGTLQQVFVQCATQFPALFDAPAAEHVGVKEVFCEEFIPLFLQHRMPVLLILRDPRAVVASIHCGRGGEYANAGLSVLHILRCWRKSVAYAMRFSGEQGFHWMTYERLAQDPAACLQPIARAFGADPFPDAVLSGALLSQDASPWRGNSSFGAPDARNPRFRKLLDADTITFIDTLCQAEMQWLGMEHDAHSAKTVLESYQDLFQPGAPFLSQEDKQTEYHRLAALAAQVIDPAEAENWCIYPSVQRRLHAVLH